AGGGCTTAAGGAAAGCCGGGTAATACCGAGATTCCCGATCCCTAGGGACCTTCAGGTCCACCTGGCCGAAGGTGGTCTCCAGCTTGCGGGGGTAGTAGCCGTTCCTGCGGCCTCCGTGCACCTGCAAGAAGGCCGTCCGGTCCAGCTCCAGAACCGTCTGCAGAACCTCGGCTACTGTCTCCCGCACCGCTTCCCTCAGCAAGATCCGCAGGGTATCCTGATCCAAGGGGCACCTCCTCCGTCTAAGGTGTGCCCCCCTATTAAACACAGACCCTTACACATAATTCCTTACACGACCCCTGTGGGCGATGGTGGGGGCCAGGTTTTTCGCCATCTTCCCCCAGTACCAGATCTCCTTATCCCCCTTC
This genomic stretch from Thermus oshimai DSM 12092 harbors:
- a CDS encoding transposase, giving the protein MFNRGAHLRRRRCPLDQDTLRILLREAVRETVAEVLQTVLELDRTAFLQVHGGRRNGYYPRKLETTFGQVDLKVPRDRESRYYPAFLKP